The DNA window GCTGGAGGAAGGGCTGCTCCGGACGTGGGACTGGTTTCGCCGCGCCTCGCCGTCAGTGACGGGGGAAGCCCCGGGTCGTGGCGCCTCGTTTGACTGATGTTATCAGGCAGCCTCACTCGACCAGACGAAATTTCTTCCATGTGCGTCCTATGCGCGCGCGGTAGGCGAGGAAGTCGGTGCGGTCGAGGGTGAATATATCGACCAGGATCACCGGCGCCGTTTGGCGCGCTGCAGCGCCGGCAGTGCCTGTTTCGCTCGACGGGCCGGGGCTCGCGCATACCCGCCCGGACCGAGGTCGATCCTGCGGTAGACCTCGAACGGCTGTGGCGCCGCTCCGCGTAGCGCGTCACGGGCCGCGACCAGCCCGCGCTTCAGCGCACCCGACACCGACACGCCTGTCGCACGCTGGATCTCTGCCAGCGCGCGTTCGGACTCCGGGTCGAGCCGTACGGTCCGGATCGCCATGTAAGACACCCGTATTGCACCATCCAGCGCGACGCAACCAGGGGTGCATAGTCTCAGTTCTGCAGCGCGGGATCCGACGGCACAACCCCGGCCGGTTGCATTGCTCTAGGCTTCCACCGCAACCGCGGCGCTGCGCGGCGGGTCGTTGCGCCGACGGAGCTTGATCGCCGGCACGGACCGGTTATACTCAGGGTATGAAGACCGCGGTGTCCATCCCGGACGAGGTGTTCGATGAGGCTGAGCGGCTCGCGCGGCGCACGAAGCGGTCTCGGAGCGAGGTGTACAGCCGAGCCCTCGCCGAGTACGTAGCCCGTCACGCCCCCGACCGTGTCACGGAGGCGATGGACCGGGCGCTGACCGAGATCGACCAACGGGTGGACAAGTTCGCGCGCGCGGCGTCCCGTCGCATCCTCGAGCGCAGCGACTGGTGAGCATCGCCCAAGGTGACGTCTGGTGGGCAGACCTCCCGCGGCCGACGGGGTCCGGCCCAGGGTTCCGACGTCCGGTGGTCGTCGTACAGGGAGATGCGCTGAACCGCAGCCGAATCGCGACGGTCGTGTGTATTCCCCTGACCAGCAACGTGAAGTGGGCGACTGCGCCGGGAAACGTCCTGCTTCCGCCCGGCGCAACTGGGCTTTCGAAGGAGTCCATTGCCAACGTCTCCCAGATCGTGACGTTGGACAAGACTGATTTGACCGAGCGAACCGGGAAGCTGCCGAGAGCCAAGCTCGAGCTGGTACTGTCGGGGCTCGATGTCGTCCTTGGACGCTGAGGAGCCGTGTCCATCCACCAGCTCACGCGCTCCGCTTCCTCATCGCACATAAGGGTCCCCGTGCGGCCGCGTCCGCT is part of the Deltaproteobacteria bacterium genome and encodes:
- a CDS encoding ribbon-helix-helix protein, CopG family, with the protein product MKTAVSIPDEVFDEAERLARRTKRSRSEVYSRALAEYVARHAPDRVTEAMDRALTEIDQRVDKFARAASRRILERSDW
- a CDS encoding type II toxin-antitoxin system PemK/MazF family toxin, with the protein product MAQGDVWWADLPRPTGSGPGFRRPVVVVQGDALNRSRIATVVCIPLTSNVKWATAPGNVLLPPGATGLSKESIANVSQIVTLDKTDLTERTGKLPRAKLELVLSGLDVVLGR